A genomic window from Lotus japonicus ecotype B-129 chromosome 1, LjGifu_v1.2 includes:
- the LOC130734535 gene encoding protein DSS1 HOMOLOG ON CHROMOSOME V-like — protein sequence MATEPKAATEDVKIDLFEDDDEFEEFEINEEWDDKEEGQDVTQQWEDDWDDDDVSDDFSLQLRRELESNIDKN from the exons ATGGCGACCGAACCCAAGGCAGCCACCGAGGACGTCAAGATCGATCTCTTCGAAGACGATGATGAGTTTGAGGAGTTTGAAATCAACGAAG AATGGGATGACAAGGAGGAAGGGCAAGATGTGACTCAGCAGTGGGAAGATGAttgggatgatgatgatgttagcGATGATTTCTCTCTTCAGCTCAGAAGGGAATTGGAGAGCAACATTGATAAGAATTAA
- the LOC130734026 gene encoding uncharacterized protein LOC130734026 — translation MGGSEKAPQVDLEDLWSTGKMKVDYVNGNKQLPMLYVDESVKDKMCSRWKDALVVSLLGKKLGYRLMKTKLCALWKLSADFELLDVDNGFFLVKFDLAEDRKKVMEGGPWMIFDHYLAVTIWTREFIAPTATVSTTLVWIRIPGLNATYYDASFLMSAAKLIGKPVRVDMNTLNAERGKFARICVELDLTKPVLGKFWFEGNWFKVVYEGLHIICGGCGCYGHHTRDCSRLAQASSPSMQVTQNLAEQEQGGAPPSVSQTLGATHQVPPGLATAEIQEGISQTVISGENNREAINKAIIIEDPKILDAAGDWLTVKYKKKKNQSNVSNKFGDGAHKGFKPPVGNFNMGKIEGAGNSKKRRKNEDVSTKKAGRGQGGSYSSSSGMVPPAGKPALKTSRCAPSTTATAAGASGSGMASPSVAVAIGTPEFMKELSRIEGSSYHGGLFQGKPPDKC, via the coding sequence ATGGGTGGGTCAGAGAAGGCTCCTCAGGTGGACCTGGAAGACCTATGGAGCACTGGGAAGATGAAAGTTGATTATGTGAATGGTAATAAACAATTGCCCATGCTTTACGTGGATGAATCTGTAAAGGACAAGATGTGCTCGCGCTGGAAAGATGCATTGGTGGTTAGCCTCCTGGGAAAGAAACTAGGCTATCGTCTTATGAAAACTAAACTGTGTGCGCTATGGAAGCTCTCCGCTGATTTTGAACTCTTAGATGTTGATAATGGATTCTTTTTGGTTAAGTTTGACTTGGCTGAGGATAGAAAGAAAGTGATGGAGGGAGGTCCATGGATGATATTTGATCACTATCTTGCGGTGACGATATGGACGAGGGAGTTCATTGCGCCTACGGCAACAGTTTCAACGACGTTGGTTTGGATTAGAATACCTGGATTGAATGCGACGTACTATGACGCAAGCTTTCTTATGTCGGCGGCTAAACTTATTGGCAAACCGGTGAGGGTCGATATGAATACTCTGAATGCGGAACGAGGTAAATTTGCACGAATTTGCGTTGAACTGGATCTTACAAAACCTGTGTTGGGCAAGTTCTGGTTTGAAGGTAACTGGTTCAAGGTCGTGTATGAGGGTCTACATATCATATGTGGTGGCTGTGGGTGTTATGGTCATCACACTCGTGACTGCTCTCGGCTAGCTCAAGCTTCATCACCAAGCATGCAGGTCACTCAAAACCTAGCAGAGCAGGAGCAAGGTGGGGCGCCGCCAAGCGTATCCCAAACCCTAGGAGCCACGCATCAGGTACCACCAGGATTGGCAACTGCGGAAATTCAGGAGGGAATTTCGCAAACTGTGATCTCTGGTGAAAATAACAGGGAAGCAATTAATAAGGCTATTATTATTGAGGATCCCAAGATTCTAGATGCTGCTGGGGATTGGCTAACtgtcaaatataaaaagaaaaagaatcagAGCAATGTTTCCAATAAGTTTGGAGACGGGGCCCACAAGGGATTTAAACCTCCCGTAGGTAATTTCAATATGGGAAAAATAGAAGGTGCTGGTAATTCCAAAAAACGCAGGAAGAATGAAGACGTCAGTACTAAGAAAGCTGGACGTGGACAGGGAGGAAGCTATTCTTCGAGTTCTGGTATGGTGCCCCCTGCGGGTAAGCCAGCCTTGAAAACTAGTAGGTGTGCACCGTCGACCACCGCGACTGCTGCTGGTGCGAGCGGTTCTGGAATGGCATCTCCGTCAGTTGCAGTAGCCATTGGAACTCCTGAGTTTATGAAAGAGCTCAGCCGCATTGAGGGGAGCAGTTATCATGGGGGTTTATTCCAAGGAAAACCTCCAGATAAATGTTGA